The Streptomonospora litoralis genome window below encodes:
- a CDS encoding TetR/AcrR family transcriptional regulator, with the protein MSDRKRTSASGGSSPARRRRGAELEGAIYAAALDETAEVGLARVTMEGIARRAGTAKTSLYRRWTSPEDIVLGALYREYPVERPSPGADDLRGDLVAALTLMRDGLMQRRFGMALRSVVDEAERRPELHKRLYEEVFDARGGRFTRTVLQHYADHGHIDPARLTPVVVDIGEALLLKYGIDAHAKPDDAYIEAVVDEAILPAVGCTVDGAGDRRVRNRGA; encoded by the coding sequence GTGAGCGACCGGAAGCGGACATCCGCAAGCGGCGGATCCTCGCCGGCACGGCGGCGCCGCGGTGCCGAATTGGAAGGGGCCATCTACGCCGCCGCGCTGGACGAGACCGCGGAAGTCGGCCTGGCCCGGGTCACAATGGAGGGCATCGCACGCCGCGCCGGCACCGCCAAGACCTCGCTGTACCGGCGCTGGACGTCGCCGGAGGACATCGTGCTCGGTGCCCTCTACCGGGAGTATCCGGTGGAGCGCCCCTCGCCGGGCGCCGACGACCTGCGCGGCGACCTCGTGGCGGCACTCACGCTCATGCGCGACGGCCTGATGCAGCGGCGGTTCGGCATGGCGCTGCGATCCGTGGTGGACGAGGCGGAGCGCCGTCCCGAGCTGCACAAGCGCCTCTACGAGGAGGTCTTCGACGCCCGCGGCGGTCGCTTCACCCGTACCGTGCTGCAGCACTATGCCGACCACGGGCACATAGATCCGGCGCGGCTGACACCCGTCGTCGTCGACATCGGCGAGGCCCTGCTGCTCAAGTACGGCATCGACGCGCACGCGAAGCCCGACGACGCCTACATCGAGGCCGTCGTGGACGAGGCGATCCTGCCGGCCGTGGGGTGCACGGTCGATGGCGCCGGCGACCGACGCGTGCGAAATCGCGGTGCATAG
- a CDS encoding DUF418 domain-containing protein, which translates to MSHETDAAARGEPSTGSAALPATQRSLAPDLARGFMLLVIATVHAHLFRDVTGGGGFSLDGPLDVAATALMALFGENRGYPMFAALFGYGLAQIHLRRRAEGREWPWVRRLLRRRGRWLVVIGLAHTALLFYGDIIAVYGLIALLFTAFLRMSDRRLLAHAFAWLAAGSLCYAVVSELLFSAAESTAGAGDLTWLTDMAMRLAILPGFLPLMLVISVFPFLVGVWAARRRLLDEPERHLPLLRRVAVWGVGTAVVGGVPQALVNLAVWDAGPVTAAAVFWVHLITGYAGGFGYAAVIALIAVRLNRRPDERRGPVVGALAATGQRSMTCYLMQSVAWAVVVPPYALGIGPALGDAQAVALGIGVWLATVVIADAMRRAGFRRGPAEWFLRRMTYGRPSAPAGAG; encoded by the coding sequence ATGTCCCATGAAACCGACGCCGCGGCACGCGGCGAACCCTCGACCGGATCCGCCGCGCTGCCCGCGACGCAGCGCTCGCTCGCCCCCGACCTGGCGCGCGGCTTCATGCTGCTCGTCATCGCGACCGTCCATGCCCACCTGTTCCGCGACGTGACCGGCGGAGGCGGGTTCTCGCTCGACGGCCCGCTGGACGTCGCGGCCACCGCGCTTATGGCGCTGTTCGGTGAGAACCGGGGCTATCCCATGTTCGCCGCGCTGTTCGGCTACGGGCTCGCGCAGATCCACCTGCGGCGCAGGGCCGAAGGGCGCGAGTGGCCGTGGGTGCGCCGACTGCTGCGCCGAAGGGGGCGCTGGCTGGTGGTCATCGGCCTCGCCCACACCGCCCTGCTGTTCTACGGCGACATCATCGCCGTATACGGGCTCATCGCGCTGCTGTTCACCGCGTTTCTGCGGATGAGCGACCGGCGCTTGCTCGCCCACGCATTTGCCTGGCTGGCGGCGGGCAGCCTGTGCTATGCGGTGGTCTCCGAACTGCTGTTCTCCGCCGCGGAGAGCACGGCGGGCGCGGGCGATCTCACCTGGCTGACCGACATGGCGATGCGCCTGGCGATACTGCCCGGCTTCCTGCCGCTGATGCTGGTGATCTCGGTCTTTCCGTTCCTGGTGGGCGTGTGGGCCGCGCGGCGCCGCCTGCTGGACGAGCCCGAGCGCCATCTTCCACTCCTGCGGCGGGTGGCCGTGTGGGGTGTCGGCACGGCCGTGGTCGGCGGTGTGCCGCAGGCCCTGGTCAACCTGGCAGTCTGGGACGCCGGTCCCGTGACCGCGGCGGCGGTGTTCTGGGTCCACCTGATCACCGGCTATGCAGGAGGCTTCGGCTACGCGGCGGTGATCGCGCTGATCGCCGTGCGGCTGAACCGGCGCCCCGACGAGCGGCGCGGCCCCGTGGTCGGCGCGCTGGCGGCGACGGGACAGCGTTCGATGACCTGCTACCTGATGCAGTCCGTGGCCTGGGCCGTGGTGGTACCGCCCTACGCCCTCGGCATCGGGCCCGCTCTGGGAGACGCGCAGGCGGTGGCGCTGGGCATCGGCGTGTGGCTGGCCACGGTCGTGATCGCCGACGCCATGCGCCGCGCCGGGTTCCGGCGGGGGCCCGCCGAGTGGTTCCTGCGCCGGATGACGTACGGGCGCCCGAGCGCCCCCGCCGGGGCGGGGTAG
- a CDS encoding SAM-dependent methyltransferase — MDTSVAHNARVWNYWLGGKDNYGPDRGAGDHVRSLFPSIVDVARADRAFLRRVVHHLVGGVGLRQFLDVGTGLPTADNTHEVAQAVAPESRVVYVDNDPLVLVHAQALLTSRPPGVTDYIEADIRDPERILETARSTLDFDRPIGLILLGVLNFVLDTEEAAAVVGRLVDALPPGSHVALTHPTLEMGGEANAAAMEFWNENATPPITPRTVAEISAFVDGLEILEPGVVSCAEWRPDSAEADGGPQRVAQVGIVARKS; from the coding sequence ATCGACACCAGCGTGGCCCACAACGCGCGGGTGTGGAACTACTGGCTGGGCGGCAAGGACAACTACGGGCCCGACCGCGGCGCCGGCGACCACGTCCGCTCGCTGTTCCCCAGCATCGTCGACGTCGCCCGCGCCGATCGCGCCTTCCTGCGGCGGGTGGTGCACCACCTCGTGGGCGGTGTCGGGCTGCGCCAGTTCCTCGACGTCGGCACCGGGCTGCCCACCGCCGACAACACCCACGAGGTGGCCCAGGCCGTCGCGCCCGAGTCGCGGGTGGTCTACGTCGACAACGACCCGCTGGTGCTTGTGCACGCCCAGGCGCTGCTTACGTCGAGGCCGCCGGGCGTCACCGACTACATCGAGGCCGACATCCGCGACCCCGAGCGGATTCTGGAGACGGCCCGGTCCACCCTCGACTTCGACCGGCCGATCGGGCTCATACTGCTGGGCGTCCTCAACTTCGTCCTCGACACGGAGGAGGCCGCGGCCGTCGTCGGCAGACTGGTGGACGCCCTGCCGCCGGGCAGCCACGTCGCGCTGACCCACCCGACGCTGGAGATGGGCGGCGAGGCCAACGCCGCGGCGATGGAGTTCTGGAACGAGAACGCCACGCCGCCCATCACTCCGCGCACCGTCGCTGAGATCTCCGCCTTCGTCGACGGGCTGGAGATCCTGGAACCGGGCGTGGTGTCCTGCGCCGAGTGGCGCCCCGACTCCGCCGAGGCCGACGGCGGCCCGCAGCGCGTCGCCCAGGTCGGGATCGTCGCCCGCAAGTCCTGA
- a CDS encoding acyltransferase family protein translates to MQGLRAVAVGLVLVYHVDHDLLPGGYIGVDVFFVISGFLITSLLLREAREHGRVSLSRFYARRIRRILPAASVVLAVTGVAAFWLLPAPRLAEIAKELAASAFYVENLLLADQSVDYLSAETAASPVQHFWSLAVEEQFYLLWPLLFAGWAMLGLRSDQRLGRRRVVLAAAGTVLVASLVCSVVMTAADPQPAYFLPQTRMWELAAGGVLAVVLTRYGIGAVWARWALAWAGLAAIGWAAWTYSGQTPFPGIAAAVPVLGAAAVIAAGEHHPRYSAYGLLSSAPARFGGDISYALYLWHWPVIVFALSLRESDELPLLSGVAVVIASVLLAWGTKVAVEDPVRRHGLLRSGRAAAAFAVTAALVVGLIGAAQFARYEWLRSVEFDPVVHVGPAALGTSDPFGSTDEQIYPSPVAANEDLPDVYDECQASPRLTTLQKCVYGPDEAETTVAVTGDSHAAQWVPALRKIAEEQGWRLHIYAKSSCAFTLTTIELNGKGYDECAEWNKTVMEELTTDVKPDVVFTSSSVGADAADSATESESKLDIATGMSRLWGPLEDAGSQVVAIRDTPRTGERVPECVSRHSRESPECMTATADAFSEQDPQLIAAANDEDAEVIDLSDEFCIGDTCPPVIGNVLVYRDSNHLTATYAELLAPQLRATAADALEQL, encoded by the coding sequence GTGCAGGGGCTGCGTGCCGTGGCGGTCGGGCTCGTGCTCGTCTACCACGTCGACCACGACCTGCTGCCCGGCGGCTATATCGGTGTCGACGTCTTCTTCGTGATCTCGGGTTTCCTGATCACCTCGCTGCTGCTGCGCGAGGCGCGCGAGCACGGGCGCGTGTCGCTGTCCCGGTTCTACGCGCGCCGCATCCGCCGCATCCTCCCGGCGGCGAGCGTGGTGCTGGCGGTCACGGGAGTGGCGGCGTTCTGGCTGCTGCCCGCCCCGCGCCTGGCCGAGATCGCCAAGGAGCTGGCGGCCTCGGCGTTCTACGTGGAGAACCTGCTCTTGGCCGACCAGTCGGTGGACTACTTGTCGGCCGAGACCGCGGCCAGCCCGGTGCAGCACTTCTGGTCGCTGGCGGTGGAGGAGCAGTTCTACCTGCTGTGGCCGCTGCTGTTCGCGGGCTGGGCCATGCTGGGGCTGCGCAGCGACCAGCGGCTGGGACGGCGCCGGGTGGTGCTGGCGGCAGCCGGGACGGTACTGGTCGCCTCGCTGGTGTGTTCGGTGGTCATGACCGCGGCCGATCCGCAGCCCGCCTACTTCCTGCCGCAGACGCGGATGTGGGAGCTGGCGGCCGGAGGCGTGCTGGCCGTAGTGCTGACCCGCTACGGCATCGGAGCGGTGTGGGCGCGCTGGGCTCTGGCCTGGGCGGGGCTGGCCGCCATCGGCTGGGCCGCCTGGACCTACAGCGGCCAGACGCCGTTCCCGGGCATCGCGGCCGCCGTTCCGGTGCTCGGCGCGGCGGCGGTGATCGCCGCCGGCGAGCACCACCCGCGCTACTCCGCCTACGGGCTGCTGTCGAGCGCGCCCGCCCGATTCGGCGGGGACATCTCCTATGCGCTGTACCTGTGGCATTGGCCGGTCATCGTCTTCGCCCTGAGCCTGAGGGAGTCGGACGAGCTGCCCCTGCTCTCCGGCGTGGCCGTGGTGATCGCGTCGGTCCTGCTGGCCTGGGGCACCAAGGTGGCCGTAGAGGACCCGGTGCGCCGCCACGGGCTGCTGCGCAGCGGCCGCGCCGCCGCTGCCTTCGCCGTCACCGCGGCCTTGGTGGTGGGGCTGATCGGCGCCGCGCAGTTCGCGCGCTACGAGTGGCTGCGCAGCGTCGAGTTCGATCCCGTCGTGCACGTCGGTCCGGCGGCACTGGGCACGTCCGACCCGTTCGGGTCGACCGACGAGCAGATCTACCCCTCGCCGGTGGCCGCGAACGAGGACCTGCCCGACGTCTACGACGAGTGCCAGGCGTCGCCCCGGCTGACCACGCTCCAGAAGTGCGTCTACGGCCCCGACGAGGCCGAGACCACCGTCGCCGTGACCGGCGACTCCCACGCCGCCCAATGGGTGCCCGCGCTACGCAAGATCGCCGAGGAACAAGGCTGGCGGCTGCACATCTACGCCAAGTCCTCGTGCGCCTTCACCCTCACCACTATCGAGCTCAACGGCAAGGGCTACGACGAGTGCGCCGAGTGGAACAAGACGGTGATGGAGGAGCTGACCACCGACGTCAAGCCCGACGTGGTGTTCACGAGCTCCAGTGTCGGTGCCGACGCGGCCGATTCGGCCACGGAGTCCGAGAGCAAACTCGACATCGCCACCGGGATGAGCCGGTTGTGGGGCCCGCTGGAGGACGCCGGCAGCCAGGTGGTGGCGATCCGCGACACCCCCCGCACCGGCGAGCGAGTGCCCGAGTGCGTCTCCCGCCACTCCCGCGAGTCCCCCGAGTGCATGACGGCGACCGCAGACGCCTTCTCCGAACAGGACCCGCAGTTGATCGCCGCGGCCAACGACGAGGACGCCGAGGTGATCGACCTCAGCGACGAGTTCTGCATCGGCGACACCTGCCCGCCCGTGATCGGCAACGTCCTGGTCTACCGCGACAGCAACCACCTCACCGCCACCTACGCCGAACTGCTGGCTCCCCAGCTCCGCGCCACAGCCGCCGATGCCCTGGAGCAGCTGTGA
- a CDS encoding Mut7-C RNAse domain-containing protein has product MDRPGVSLRFAEELRFLLSPRNRDPEVEVVHDPTATLGHLVQSAGVPLTEVGGLLAAGREIGRDSRSEPGLTVDVLGITRPQRLPFDPPRFLLDVHLGALARRLRLVGVDAAYDNDRDDDTLIAMANEQRRALLTQDRRLLHRRALDAGAFVRGRKPDDRMRDVLDRFAPPLAPWSRCTACNGLLLPAAKEAVSHLLEPGTRATYSTFARCRECGRVYWPGAHHVRLESIVETARAVVAAAE; this is encoded by the coding sequence ATGGACCGGCCCGGGGTGTCCCTGCGCTTCGCGGAGGAGTTGCGGTTCCTGCTCTCCCCGCGCAACCGGGATCCCGAGGTCGAGGTGGTCCACGACCCCACCGCGACGCTGGGCCATCTGGTGCAGTCCGCCGGTGTTCCGCTCACCGAAGTCGGGGGCCTGCTTGCCGCTGGCCGCGAGATCGGGCGCGACAGCCGGTCCGAACCCGGGCTGACCGTCGACGTCCTGGGGATAACCCGGCCGCAGCGGCTGCCGTTCGACCCGCCGCGGTTCCTGCTCGACGTCCACCTGGGCGCGCTCGCCCGCCGCCTGCGCCTGGTCGGCGTGGACGCCGCCTACGACAACGACCGGGACGACGACACCCTGATCGCCATGGCGAACGAGCAGCGGCGCGCGCTGCTGACCCAGGACCGCCGCCTGCTGCACCGCCGGGCGCTGGACGCCGGGGCGTTCGTGCGCGGGCGCAAGCCCGACGACCGGATGCGGGACGTACTCGACCGCTTCGCGCCGCCCCTGGCGCCGTGGAGCCGCTGCACGGCGTGCAACGGCCTGCTGCTGCCGGCGGCCAAGGAGGCGGTGTCCCACCTGCTGGAACCGGGCACGCGGGCCACCTACAGCACCTTCGCCCGCTGCCGCGAGTGCGGCCGCGTGTACTGGCCGGGCGCCCACCACGTGCGGCTGGAGTCGATCGTCGAGACCGCGCGCGCGGTGGTCGCCGCCGCCGAGTAG
- a CDS encoding PepSY-associated TM helix domain-containing protein codes for MPIDDHSQSTIDPERPSPTAAKPPPSRSWWAPLRALLLRMHFYAGVLVAPFIFVAAASGLLYVWTPQVEELVYDRELHVAAVGEARLPLEEQVAAASGSLPQGTLTAVRPGDEPQDTTRVLFDVDGLPTDSHSRAVFVDPYTAEVRGTLTSYGGSGALPVRTWIDLLHRNLHLGDFGRVYSELAASWMWLIAAGGTALWISRRRRRRRVRTTLLPEPKARGMRRTMSFHGSIGLWLLVGLLFLSATGLTWSQFAGPNVAAIRGAMSWETPAVSTELPAESQTAASEGDVGVDRVLQTARENGLDGPVEVTYPAGETAVYTVQQLDSSWPVRADSIAVDPAAGTVVDEVRFADWPLMAKLAGLGIDAHMGLLFGVANQLVLTALALGLMVVMVLGYRMWWRRRPTPDARFSMGRPVPRGAWSALPWQLKCAVAAVTVAIGVLMPVLGVSLVLFLVVDTVLAAGRPESAP; via the coding sequence ATGCCCATCGACGACCACTCTCAGTCCACCATCGATCCCGAGCGGCCATCGCCGACCGCCGCGAAGCCTCCCCCGTCTCGTTCGTGGTGGGCTCCGCTGCGCGCGCTGCTGCTGCGGATGCACTTCTACGCCGGCGTGCTGGTGGCGCCGTTCATCTTCGTCGCCGCCGCGAGCGGCCTGCTCTACGTGTGGACGCCGCAGGTGGAGGAGCTCGTCTACGACCGCGAGCTGCACGTCGCGGCCGTCGGTGAGGCCCGCCTGCCGCTGGAGGAGCAGGTGGCCGCGGCGTCCGGCTCGCTGCCGCAGGGGACGCTGACCGCGGTGCGCCCGGGCGACGAACCGCAGGACACGACCCGGGTGCTCTTCGACGTCGACGGACTTCCCACCGACAGCCACAGCCGAGCCGTGTTCGTCGATCCCTACACCGCCGAGGTCCGCGGCACGCTGACCTCCTACGGCGGCAGCGGCGCTTTGCCCGTGCGCACCTGGATCGACCTGCTGCACCGCAACCTCCACCTGGGCGACTTCGGCCGGGTCTACAGTGAGCTGGCGGCGAGCTGGATGTGGCTGATCGCCGCGGGCGGCACCGCGCTGTGGATCTCGCGCCGGCGCCGCAGGCGGCGCGTGCGCACCACGCTGCTGCCCGAGCCCAAGGCCCGCGGGATGCGCCGCACCATGTCCTTCCACGGCTCGATCGGGCTGTGGCTGCTGGTGGGGCTGCTGTTCCTGTCGGCGACCGGGCTGACGTGGTCGCAGTTCGCCGGTCCGAACGTGGCGGCGATCCGCGGGGCGATGTCCTGGGAGACGCCGGCGGTCTCCACCGAGCTACCGGCCGAATCCCAGACCGCCGCCTCCGAGGGCGACGTCGGCGTGGACCGCGTGCTGCAGACCGCCCGCGAAAACGGCCTGGACGGCCCCGTGGAGGTGACCTACCCGGCCGGTGAGACCGCCGTCTACACCGTGCAGCAGCTGGACAGCAGCTGGCCCGTCCGCGCGGACTCGATCGCGGTCGACCCGGCCGCGGGCACGGTCGTCGACGAGGTCCGATTCGCCGACTGGCCGCTGATGGCCAAGCTCGCCGGCCTGGGCATCGACGCCCACATGGGCCTCCTGTTCGGCGTGGCCAACCAGCTGGTGCTCACCGCGCTGGCGCTGGGGCTGATGGTCGTGATGGTGCTGGGCTACCGCATGTGGTGGCGCCGCCGCCCGACCCCGGACGCCCGCTTCTCCATGGGCCGCCCCGTCCCGCGCGGTGCCTGGTCGGCCCTGCCGTGGCAACTGAAATGCGCCGTCGCGGCCGTCACCGTCGCCATCGGGGTGCTGATGCCGGTGCTCGGGGTCTCGCTGGTGCTGTTCCTGGTCGTGGACACCGTCCTGGCCGCCGGCCGCCCCGAGTCCGCGCCCTGA
- a CDS encoding LacI family DNA-binding transcriptional regulator yields the protein MVISLKDVAERAGVSVKTVSNVVNGYRHVTPATRQRVQQVIDELGYRPNLTARHLRKGRTGIIALALPELGNPYFAELADAVISYAAGLDYIVLLDHTNGRRDQEVLFAQGFRARLIDGLILSPIELENEDLLARGHDAPLVLLGEREYEAPYDHIAIDNVTAARTATQHLLDLGRRRVAFIGARHGRARQTAHLRLRGWREVMAESAALEGDGHGLVATTDGYTREDGAQAMARLLDSGASPDAAFCYNDMVAIGAMRTLTERGLRVPEDVAVIGFDNIEDGRYCSASLTTIAPHKQGIAQAAVDALLARLDGGEEARHAEPRHVRPGFALVRRESTLGRP from the coding sequence GTGGTCATCAGCCTGAAGGACGTCGCCGAGCGGGCGGGTGTATCGGTCAAGACCGTGTCCAACGTGGTCAACGGCTACCGGCACGTCACCCCGGCCACCCGGCAGCGGGTGCAGCAGGTCATCGACGAACTGGGCTACCGGCCCAACCTCACAGCGCGCCACCTGCGCAAGGGCCGCACCGGGATCATCGCCCTGGCACTGCCCGAGCTGGGCAATCCCTACTTCGCCGAACTCGCCGACGCCGTGATCAGCTACGCGGCCGGCCTCGACTACATCGTGCTGCTCGACCACACCAACGGGCGGCGCGACCAGGAGGTCCTCTTCGCGCAGGGGTTCCGGGCGCGGCTGATCGACGGCCTCATCCTCAGCCCCATCGAGCTGGAGAACGAGGACCTGCTCGCCCGCGGCCACGACGCGCCGCTGGTACTGCTGGGTGAGCGGGAGTACGAGGCGCCCTACGACCACATCGCCATCGACAACGTCACCGCCGCACGCACGGCCACCCAGCACCTGCTCGACCTGGGGCGCCGCCGCGTCGCCTTCATCGGCGCCCGCCACGGCCGCGCGCGCCAGACCGCCCACCTGCGGCTGCGCGGATGGCGGGAGGTGATGGCGGAGTCGGCCGCGCTGGAGGGCGACGGGCACGGCCTGGTCGCCACCACCGACGGCTACACCCGCGAGGACGGCGCCCAGGCGATGGCCCGGCTCCTGGACTCGGGCGCCTCGCCGGACGCGGCGTTCTGCTACAACGACATGGTCGCCATCGGAGCCATGCGCACGCTGACGGAACGCGGCCTGCGCGTGCCCGAGGACGTCGCCGTCATCGGCTTCGACAACATAGAGGACGGCCGCTACTGCTCGGCGTCGCTGACCACTATCGCCCCGCACAAGCAGGGGATAGCACAGGCCGCGGTCGACGCCCTGCTGGCCCGCCTCGACGGCGGCGAGGAGGCCAGGCACGCCGAACCCCGCCACGTCCGCCCGGGCTTCGCCCTCGTCCGCCGGGAGAGCACGCTGGGCCGGCCGTAG
- a CDS encoding AbfB domain-containing protein produces the protein MRRLPPDLDPPSPDSRPAARSRRPRTLLTTLVAAAALVMPLAVASPAQAAEWSPLEPPLETPWTDDVSPSNALPEYPRPQMVRDDWRNLNGEWEWEPAQEGEAPPFGRTLDRSILVPYPVESALSGIGEDTDRMWYRRTFTVPEDWKGRHVKLNFDAVDWRADVWINGTKVGDHRGGYDRFSLDVTDALRRGEQNEVIVGVHDPTDSGQQAVGKQRNNPGGIFYTSYSGIWQTVWMEPVRPAHTTRVDLTPDIEGETLNAVVHAVRAGGVTAQATVRDGETVVGRASGAPGSTIEVPVPDPHLWSPDDPFLYDVEVVLKRGGKVWDRVESYAGMRSIGTKMVDGVLRPVLNGEYVFQMGPLDQGYWPDGISTAPTDEALKFDIQAAKDLGFNTIRKHVKVEPDRWYYWADRMGMLVWQDMPSMAHQPGQAAQDQYEHELREMIDQHRSFPSITQWIPFNEGWGQYEGARITEDVQEMDPSRLVTGASGWYDTGNGDAIDSHIYVGPGDPEPATDSRISVLGEYGGLGLRLDGHEWSPGNGFGYEMVSDSEALTTRYEGLTAGVQRLERTNGISAAIYTEITDVENELNGLWTYDRRQLKVDAARVRAAHRDLIAGRPVGGSAELPAGELRSLRVTTPGYDNRYIRHQDSLGFTEVVDESSSDLLKRDATWRIVPGLADDECYSLESLNYPDEYLRHRESRVRREASDGSELFREDATWCAVPGLSGSGVSLRSYNFPDQYLRHYDSELWLAGVGGPEPYETSANFKRDATWAVESPWAQ, from the coding sequence ATGAGACGCTTGCCGCCCGACCTCGACCCCCCGTCCCCCGACTCCCGCCCCGCTGCCCGCTCCCGCCGCCCCCGCACCCTGCTGACCACGCTGGTCGCCGCCGCGGCCCTGGTCATGCCCCTCGCGGTCGCCTCCCCCGCCCAGGCCGCCGAGTGGAGCCCGCTCGAACCCCCGCTTGAGACTCCCTGGACCGACGACGTATCGCCGAGCAACGCCCTGCCGGAGTACCCGCGGCCGCAGATGGTGCGCGACGACTGGCGAAACCTCAACGGCGAGTGGGAATGGGAGCCGGCCCAGGAGGGCGAGGCTCCCCCGTTCGGCCGAACCCTCGACCGCAGCATCCTCGTCCCCTACCCGGTCGAATCCGCCCTCTCCGGGATCGGCGAGGACACCGACCGGATGTGGTACCGGCGCACCTTCACCGTCCCCGAGGACTGGAAGGGCCGGCACGTCAAGCTCAACTTCGACGCCGTGGACTGGCGCGCCGACGTGTGGATCAACGGCACCAAGGTGGGCGACCACCGCGGCGGCTACGACCGGTTCTCCCTCGATGTCACCGACGCCCTGCGGCGGGGTGAGCAAAACGAGGTGATCGTCGGCGTGCACGACCCCACCGACTCCGGACAGCAGGCGGTGGGCAAGCAGCGCAACAACCCCGGCGGCATCTTCTACACCTCCTACTCCGGCATCTGGCAGACGGTGTGGATGGAACCGGTCCGCCCCGCGCACACCACCCGCGTCGACCTCACCCCCGACATCGAGGGCGAGACGCTGAACGCCGTGGTGCACGCCGTTCGCGCGGGCGGCGTCACCGCACAGGCCACCGTCCGCGACGGGGAGACCGTGGTCGGCAGGGCGAGCGGCGCACCCGGCTCCACGATCGAGGTGCCGGTGCCCGACCCCCACCTGTGGTCGCCCGACGACCCGTTCCTCTACGACGTGGAGGTCGTCCTCAAGCGCGGCGGCAAGGTCTGGGACCGGGTCGAGAGCTACGCCGGCATGCGCTCCATCGGCACCAAGATGGTCGACGGCGTGCTGCGCCCCGTTCTCAACGGCGAGTACGTCTTCCAGATGGGTCCGCTGGACCAGGGCTACTGGCCCGACGGGATCTCCACGGCCCCCACCGACGAGGCGCTGAAGTTCGACATCCAGGCCGCCAAGGACCTGGGCTTCAACACCATCCGCAAGCACGTCAAGGTCGAGCCCGACCGCTGGTACTACTGGGCCGACCGCATGGGCATGCTGGTCTGGCAGGACATGCCCTCCATGGCGCACCAGCCCGGCCAGGCGGCGCAGGACCAGTACGAGCACGAACTGCGGGAGATGATCGACCAGCACCGCAGCTTCCCCTCCATCACGCAGTGGATCCCCTTCAACGAGGGCTGGGGGCAGTACGAGGGCGCCCGCATCACCGAGGACGTCCAGGAGATGGACCCCTCGCGGCTGGTCACCGGCGCATCCGGGTGGTACGACACCGGCAACGGCGACGCCATCGACTCGCACATCTACGTCGGCCCCGGCGATCCCGAACCGGCCACCGACTCCCGCATCTCGGTGCTGGGCGAGTACGGCGGCCTGGGCCTGCGGCTCGACGGACACGAGTGGAGCCCCGGAAACGGGTTCGGCTACGAGATGGTCTCCGACAGCGAGGCGCTGACCACGCGCTACGAGGGGCTGACCGCGGGGGTGCAGCGGCTGGAACGCACCAACGGGATCTCCGCGGCCATCTACACCGAGATCACCGACGTCGAGAACGAGTTGAACGGGTTGTGGACCTATGACCGACGTCAGCTCAAGGTGGACGCCGCCCGGGTGCGGGCCGCACACCGGGATCTGATCGCCGGGCGCCCGGTCGGCGGATCGGCGGAGCTGCCCGCCGGCGAACTGCGCTCGCTGCGCGTCACCACCCCCGGCTACGACAACCGCTACATCCGCCACCAGGATTCGCTCGGCTTCACCGAGGTCGTCGACGAATCCAGCTCCGACCTGCTCAAGCGGGACGCGACGTGGCGGATCGTGCCCGGTCTGGCCGACGACGAGTGCTACTCCCTCGAATCGTTGAACTACCCCGACGAGTACCTGCGCCACCGCGAGTCCCGCGTCCGGCGCGAGGCCTCCGACGGCTCCGAGCTGTTCCGCGAGGACGCCACCTGGTGCGCGGTGCCCGGCCTGTCCGGCTCCGGGGTGTCGCTGCGCTCCTACAACTTCCCCGACCAGTACCTGCGCCACTACGACTCCGAGTTGTGGCTCGCCGGCGTCGGCGGCCCCGAGCCCTACGAGACGTCCGCGAACTTCAAGCGGGACGCCACGTGGGCGGTCGAGTCGCCTTGGGCGCAGTGA